The Vicinamibacteria bacterium genome contains the following window.
CGAACAACCCACCAACCGGACCCGGGGCTCGGACCTGGGTCTCGTTTGCGAAAGGCCCGATGCCGTAATGCGCCAGGAGCTGCGCTCGCGCGAGCGCCACGAGTTTCAGTCCTTCCTCGGGGTCGAGAATCATTCTCTATCCGTCACGGTAGAAAGCCGCCGACAAATACCCGACCACGGCCCCGGTATCGCCCGTGGCATCGCCAGAATCGGCGTAGCGGAGCACTTTCGACTCCTTGGCGCCGAGAGAGCGCGACGCCGCCATGATCGAGACGATCGGCCCTCCCCCGCAGGCGTGGCGCGGATTGTCCTCCAGAGCATCGAAGAGAGCTTCGGGGGCGAACCCACGGACGGCCGCGAGAACGGTCTCGTCGAGCCGCCTCGCCCGCGGGCGGGGTTGGTAATGTGAGAGATCGGAGCTTGCTATCAGGAGCACGGCACGCGATGACGACGCCGCGGCGGCGAGGGCCTTCCCCGCGAGGTCGACGAGCTCTCGACTCTGGTTTCCCATCATTACGGGAACGATTCGGCATCGAGGGAGAACTACCTGGAGAAACGGGAGTTGCATCTCGAGGCAATGCTCCTGATCGTGCACCTCCGGCATCGCGCGAAATCGATCCGAAGAATCGAGCAGCTCTCGCGAGAGCTCGGCGTCGATGGCAACCCGACCGAGCGGCGTCTCGAACGCCCCGGCGGGAAAGACGGCGAGCGCGTCGAAGAAGACGCGATGAGAGGGACCGAGGAGAATGACGGTCTCGACTTCCGTTTCGCGGAGGATGCGATAGGCCGACGCGGCGACTCCGCCCGAGTACTCGAGACCGGCGTGGGGGACCACGAGGGCGAACACTCGTTTCCCGTCGAGGCTTTC
Protein-coding sequences here:
- the amrB gene encoding AmmeMemoRadiSam system protein B, which produces MIDGSERLRPSPFAGTWYPGEPETLRALVLRLLNESRESLDGKRVFALVVPHAGLEYSGGVAASAYRILRETEVETVILLGPSHRVFFDALAVFPAGAFETPLGRVAIDAELSRELLDSSDRFRAMPEVHDQEHCLEMQLPFLQVVLPRCRIVPVMMGNQSRELVDLAGKALAAAASSSRAVLLIASSDLSHYQPRPRARRLDETVLAAVRGFAPEALFDALEDNPRHACGGGPIVSIMAASRSLGAKESKVLRYADSGDATGDTGAVVGYLSAAFYRDG